A genomic window from Halorubrum trapanicum includes:
- a CDS encoding 30S ribosomal protein S12 — MANGKYAARKLKKDRQKRRWSDSEYARRERGLKTKSDPLEGAPQARGIVLEKVGIEAKQPNSAIRKCVRVQLIKNGKQVTAFCPGDGAISFIDEHDEVTIAGIGGAKGRAMGDLSGVNYKVEKVNGVSMIELVRGNAEKPVR; from the coding sequence ATGGCGAACGGCAAGTACGCGGCCCGTAAGCTCAAAAAGGACCGGCAGAAGCGCCGCTGGTCCGACTCCGAGTACGCTCGGCGCGAGCGCGGGCTCAAGACGAAGTCCGACCCCCTGGAAGGTGCCCCGCAGGCGCGCGGCATCGTCCTCGAGAAGGTCGGCATCGAGGCAAAGCAGCCGAACTCGGCGATCCGAAAGTGCGTTCGGGTTCAGCTCATCAAAAACGGGAAGCAGGTCACCGCGTTCTGTCCCGGTGACGGCGCGATCTCCTTCATCGACGAGCACGACGAGGTCACCATCGCCGGGATCGGCGGTGCGAAGGGCCGCGCGATGGGCGACCTCTCCGGCGTCAACTACAAGGTCGAGAAGGTCAACGGCGTGTCGATGATCGAACTGGTTCGCGGCAACGCGGAGAAGCCGGTCAGATGA
- a CDS encoding 30S ribosomal protein S7 codes for MSGEETEAPSEEDVAADEPDPEAPASSEAANENAKLFGVWDVTEIAYEDPSTKRYMTVTPIAHTMGRHASKQFKKSEISLVERLINRLMQTDENTGKKQQATRIVRDAFDIVHDRTEENPVQVLVTAVENAAPREETVRLKYGGISVPKAVDVAPQRRVDQALLFISDAVASATYKSTTAAAEALANELVAAADYDVEGSYSISQKEERERVAAAAR; via the coding sequence ATGAGCGGCGAAGAGACCGAGGCGCCGTCCGAGGAGGACGTCGCCGCCGACGAGCCGGACCCGGAGGCGCCCGCCTCCAGCGAGGCCGCCAACGAGAACGCCAAGCTGTTCGGCGTCTGGGACGTCACCGAGATCGCCTACGAGGACCCCTCGACGAAGCGCTACATGACCGTGACGCCCATCGCGCACACCATGGGCCGCCACGCGTCGAAACAGTTCAAGAAAAGCGAGATCTCCTTAGTCGAGCGGCTGATCAACCGCCTGATGCAGACCGACGAGAACACGGGGAAGAAGCAGCAGGCGACGCGGATCGTCCGCGACGCCTTCGACATCGTCCACGATCGGACCGAGGAGAACCCGGTTCAGGTCCTCGTGACGGCCGTCGAGAACGCCGCGCCCCGCGAGGAGACCGTCCGCCTGAAGTACGGCGGCATCTCCGTCCCGAAGGCGGTCGACGTCGCGCCCCAGCGCCGCGTCGACCAAGCGCTGCTTTTCATCTCCGACGCCGTCGCCAGCGCGACGTACAAGTCGACGACCGCCGCCGCCGAGGCGCTCGCGAACGAGCTCGTCGCCGCCGCCGACTACGACGTCGAGGGCTCCTACTCCATCTCGCAGAAGGAGGAGCGCGAACGCGTCGCCGCCGCGGCCCGCTAA